In the Drosophila teissieri strain GT53w chromosome 3R, Prin_Dtei_1.1, whole genome shotgun sequence genome, TATTGAAACGTGTCTTCATGGTTCTAATTGGAAAGTTGACGATGTCAACGCGGAAagcgaacaaaaaatgaaTCTATCTAGCCACCTAACTTATCATTAAATATTCACAAGTTTGCTATCTACGTTAGATAAGTTGAATTCTTAACGTaaagtataataaaaacaattatattcCCTTGCGAAATTAAATATCGGTGTAAATAGCGATGGACGaacttcaaataaaatatatcgaTTGTATGCTGTCGATGATtcgaattgccaaaaataaattcgcgCCCGTATTATATTGTATAAACTATTTGTATTCTGTTATCTAGGAGGtcctttgatttatttattaatctttaagcttttcatttgattaaGTTTTAGTCAGCTGATTCCCGTTCCGTGgaccattccattccatttcgtACCGATATCAAATGGAGAGCATAAGAAATCGGAATGTCGCACTGCTTTGTCATCGCCAATCTTCATTTGTAAATATGAATGCGGATGGACCTGTTGTCAACGTGCACGTGTTGTTTTTTGCTAAATCCCGTGAATTAGCGAACACTCCCCGGTCGAAAGTGGATGTGCCCACTGAAATTACTGCCTCCGATTTGCTGGACCTATTGGTGTCCAAATTTGGCCTGACCACCATTCGGGATAACTTAATTTTGGCCCACAACGAGTCGTATATTGATAACCTCAGTGAAAGAATTCTGTTTAAGGAAGGAGACGAACTCGCCATCATACCGCCACTAAGTGGAGGCTAAGAAACCCGCCATGGATCACGTGAAATTGGTAAACGACCCCATTGACATCGCTCATATCCACCAGTTGCTGGCCGATGAAGGCTGTGGAGCCTCATCGGTATTTGTGGGCACTACGCGCGATAATTTTCAGGGAAAAAAGGTGGGTTTACTATCTCAGTCAATTGATTCCATTGATTAATTTGTACTTTTTAACCTTTCAGGTGGTGTCATTGGCGTACGAGGCCTACGATAGCATGGCACTCAAGGAAATGAATAAAATCTGCTCAGATCTCCGATCTAAGTGGCCCGATCTAAAGCACATAGTCATTTATCACCGATTGGGAACAGTGCCCGTCTGCGAAGCCAGTGTAGTTATAGCCGCCTCGTCACCACATCGATCGGAAGCCTTGGAATCAGTATCTTTTGCAATAGACCAGCTAAAAACTAGGGTTCCCATctggaaaaaggaaatttaCGAGGGCGATCACGACAGCGAGTGGAAGGAGAACAAGGAGTCCATCAGGCCCAGTAAGATCTTTTGAGTAACCACCATGACATGTATTCTTATTATTTGTACAattgtaaatataattaacaACCGAgcattaacaattttattggATTCTCTTCtgtgcatgtatgtatattgcaGAGAAATcgcaaagtgccttcaattATGCAGCTTGTCCCTGCAAAGTGGAGGAGTCACATGACGTCCCACGAACTCTGGTGCAAATTAGAGTTAATGACGCTGAGTTAACCAAGCGTTTAGAGTGTTTTGTCAACAGAAAACGCAACGAAATCAACTCACAAAATGTAATTGACTTCAAATCGTCGTTTGTTAATTCAGACAACGACTTGAGCGATTCCTGCGCTCGAACGCAGAGCACAATTATCAAGCAGGAGCAGTCAAATTGCCATTTAAAAGGTGGGTAAACGATTCCctattttcataattataGCCACTCTGTTATACAAACAACTTATCACAGTTCGACGAGTAAACAATCGCTGCGGACCtcagcaaatggaaatgcgacCCAACTACGAACTCGAACTGAATAAACTAATGGGATCGCGTGACGGCCAAGCGGACCCAACCAAAGAAATGAGAAAATCGCTACCCAATTCCCGACTGCAGGCGATTGAATCGTACATGTGCCTAACCACTGACAACGaggaaaacattttcagtAGAAtcaaaaaggtggaaaatagACTTCTGCAGCTGGAGTCCATTTCACCCGAGTACAGACACTTCGTAAGTTCTTAAAACATTTCCTTTTATTGCAGTTCTATAAAAATTCAATCTATTCCTAGACTAAACTGGAACCGTCCTCTATGGAACCCCCGCCACCGAAAAAGATCAGAGAGAAATCGTACTCGGCCCAAGAATTAAGTGCGTTCATTCAAAAGATTAAGGATGGCAGCGAATTTACCTAGTATTAAAATccttttggcaaataaaatggttATAAGCGTAATTATTATTCCTTGGTTTGTAAATGaagtaaatttatttcaacatTCCAACTATTTGTAATAGTTATTTTAAATGCGTAAATGATGAGagtgaaaaattcaaaaatttttgtttataactaAGGAATATGGATAAGCGTGGCTgatttgtttctgtttgttaATCGGTCGTCAAGCTTCATAGATTACGCCCGAAAATCTAA is a window encoding:
- the LOC122619173 gene encoding molybdopterin synthase sulfur carrier subunit; this translates as MNADGPVVNVHVLFFAKSRELANTPRSKVDVPTEITASDLLDLLVSKFGLTTIRDNLILAHNESYIDNLSERILFKEGDELAIIPPLSGG
- the LOC122619171 gene encoding molybdopterin synthase catalytic subunit produces the protein MDHVKLVNDPIDIAHIHQLLADEGCGASSVFVGTTRDNFQGKKVVSLAYEAYDSMALKEMNKICSDLRSKWPDLKHIVIYHRLGTVPVCEASVVIAASSPHRSEALESVSFAIDQLKTRVPIWKKEIYEGDHDSEWKENKESIRPKKSQSAFNYAACPCKVEESHDVPRTLVQIRVNDAELTKRLECFVNRKRNEINSQNVIDFKSSFVNSDNDLSDSCARTQSTIIKQEQSNCHLKVRRVNNRCGPQQMEMRPNYELELNKLMGSRDGQADPTKEMRKSLPNSRLQAIESYMCLTTDNEENIFSRIKKVENRLLQLESISPEYRHFTKLEPSSMEPPPPKKIREKSYSAQELSAFIQKIKDGSEFT